In Streptomonospora litoralis, one DNA window encodes the following:
- a CDS encoding metal-dependent hydrolase, with amino-acid sequence MMGRTHAATGLPLGVAVGAAVDGTLPGMVIGAWLCAGAALLPDIDTPVSTAATALGPLTRRVSVGVRACSAAVWWATATKRDTEDERADREHRALTHTVPAAAAAGMLTAAATVWAPTAWLIVWALTVIALRGVLTEAGGRWSTATSAAGLTIVVMVLAPPHPVLVGAAVSAGASAHLAGDALTRQGVPLTWPLTHRGRRWWMWRSPLTIGTDENSRAERALRCACTIFAPFLGAWEMM; translated from the coding sequence ATGATGGGCCGCACCCACGCCGCCACCGGCCTGCCCCTCGGCGTCGCCGTCGGCGCGGCCGTCGACGGCACCCTGCCGGGCATGGTGATCGGGGCGTGGCTGTGCGCCGGTGCGGCGCTGCTGCCCGACATCGACACCCCGGTCTCGACGGCCGCGACCGCGCTGGGCCCTCTCACCCGCCGGGTGAGCGTCGGCGTGCGGGCGTGCTCGGCGGCGGTGTGGTGGGCGACCGCCACCAAGCGGGACACCGAGGACGAGCGCGCCGACCGGGAGCACCGGGCGCTCACCCACACGGTTCCGGCGGCCGCGGCCGCCGGAATGCTCACCGCGGCCGCCACCGTATGGGCGCCCACGGCCTGGCTGATCGTGTGGGCGCTCACCGTGATCGCCCTGCGCGGCGTGCTGACTGAGGCCGGCGGGCGGTGGTCGACCGCCACGAGCGCGGCCGGTCTCACGATCGTGGTGATGGTGCTCGCCCCGCCCCACCCGGTGCTCGTCGGCGCGGCGGTCTCCGCCGGAGCGAGCGCCCACCTGGCCGGGGACGCGCTCACCCGCCAAGGGGTGCCGCTCACTTGGCCGCTCACCCACCGCGGCCGGCGGTGGTGGATGTGGCGCTCCCCGCTCACCATCGGCACCGACGAGAACAGCCGAGCAGAGCGCGCCCTGCGCTGCGCGTGCACGATTTTCGCCCCTTTCCTGGGCGCGTGGGAGATGATGTGA
- a CDS encoding DUF6221 family protein: MEELIEFLRMRYEEDDRTIERGRSTRLGPDQAADLLRNYDNKRAVLNAHAPQPGDADGNRIRACGVCSNSGALCPAVLHLAQDYQWHPLFNPVWAS; this comes from the coding sequence GTGGAAGAACTGATCGAATTCCTGCGGATGCGATACGAGGAGGACGACCGCACCATAGAGCGAGGAAGGTCGACCCGACTCGGCCCGGACCAGGCCGCCGACCTTCTGCGCAATTACGACAACAAGCGGGCGGTGTTGAACGCCCACGCCCCCCAACCCGGCGACGCGGACGGCAATCGGATACGGGCCTGCGGCGTCTGCAGCAACAGCGGCGCCCTGTGCCCGGCTGTGCTTCACCTCGCCCAGGATTACCAGTGGCACCCGCTGTTCAATCCGGTCTGGGCATCATGA
- a CDS encoding DUF6221 family protein → MMDEPTAWLREVWDADERSARAIDSASVILTIGDTVRGSIPPEDSKFRSLIDPTDLLARIDAERRILDVHRPVRVRSTGDLGEDFIERCSMCDQFPAQYPCSTVRLIAWGYRHRPGYREEWRP, encoded by the coding sequence ATGATGGACGAACCCACGGCCTGGCTTCGCGAAGTGTGGGACGCCGACGAACGGTCAGCGCGCGCGATCGACTCGGCATCGGTCATCTTGACCATCGGGGACACTGTCAGAGGAAGCATTCCTCCCGAGGACAGCAAGTTCCGGTCACTCATCGACCCGACAGATCTCCTTGCCCGAATCGACGCAGAGCGGCGCATTCTGGACGTACACCGCCCCGTGCGCGTGCGCTCGACTGGCGATCTCGGTGAGGACTTCATCGAGCGGTGCAGCATGTGTGACCAGTTCCCCGCGCAGTACCCCTGCAGCACGGTCCGTCTGATCGCATGGGGGTACCGGCACCGTCCCGGCTACCGAGAGGAATGGCGGCCGTGA
- a CDS encoding DUF6221 family protein, with the protein MTITEFLNARLHEEQQWAIHLERNARNYLRAENLREVRGRARQTTVAWDPYAEFAQRVYRSVTGQLRILEEHPQTRGWDGDGVDNPICETCARDDRDGGQDGDPYPCTTLRLLALPYADHPHYQQEWAP; encoded by the coding sequence GTGACCATCACCGAGTTCCTGAACGCGCGGCTCCACGAAGAGCAGCAGTGGGCAATCCATCTGGAGCGCAACGCCCGCAACTACCTGCGGGCTGAGAACCTACGCGAGGTGCGCGGCCGGGCCCGGCAGACCACTGTGGCCTGGGATCCCTATGCAGAGTTCGCGCAGCGCGTGTACCGGAGCGTGACAGGGCAACTGCGCATTCTGGAGGAGCATCCGCAAACACGCGGATGGGATGGCGACGGTGTCGACAACCCCATCTGCGAAACGTGCGCACGCGACGACAGGGACGGCGGCCAGGATGGCGACCCGTACCCGTGCACCACGCTGCGGCTTCTGGCCCTGCCCTACGCTGATCACCCCCACTATCAGCAGGAGTGGGCGCCCTGA